The region GGGGCCAAAGTGATCTCAGGCAAGACTACAGGACTGAAATGCAGGCTCAGCAGACAACCCGTGCTGTCCCTGAGTCCAGGCCATGGGGATGACCTCACCTCAGCCAGGAATTTTAAGCCTGGCCATTGGCACTGGCTACAGTTCTGGGCACACTGCCAATGCAGAGCTCCACATTTATGTCTGCTATTTTCACAAAACCTGAGATGAGAACTGGGCTTTCATAGCAATTTCAACTCATCAGTCCTGTCCTCTGCTCCCTGAAAGCACCAGAACTGACGTGCCCACAAGAGGGCAGTCAGGAAACCAGCTCTACCACCTATaagttgtgtgtgtgagtgtgtgtcctcaAAGATACACAAATCTGAGCTTTGGCTTCAACAATGTCAAAGCTGGGGATGGCAGTTCCTGCCTTATGTGGTGACTATGACAGGGACACAGAATGGAAGGAAGAAGAACTTGTGTCCCTCCCAGGGCACGTGGGCTGGCTGGCTGCCCTCACTACCACCGGCTGCCCTCCTGGAAACCCTTCTGAGGGCTGGTCTGGGCACACTCACTCCTAATCCAGCGTGTCCCCCATGGGCCACGCCTTGTGCAGGCCCCAGGACTCAGAGGAGTCAGATGCAGAGTCTGCCAGCCACCGCACAGGGTGGGCAGCCTGACCCAGGCCATGTGAACAGGCAGTTGTGGGAACCCAGAAGGGAGTAACCACTTCCTCAGAGGAGGGGACATTGGAGCAGTCCTTGGGGGACAAGTCATAACAATggtaatagctaatatttactgcAGGCTTCCTgggtgccaggtgctgtgctgagCACACATCACCTCACTGAGTTTCCACAACGATCCTTTGTGGTAGGACTTGTTGTTATTCTGGTTTTTCAAAAGCATGAAAGTAGCCACCTGAGGTCCCATAGCTGGAAGGTGAAAGGCCAGGTCTAAACCCAGGGCTTCAGGCTGGGGAAGGACAAGGTCTAAGTCTAAATGGCAGGAAGGTCTCAAAAGGGAGGACCCTGAGGGCACTGAAGGCACAGCCAGGAAGCTGCTTACTGATCACCCTACTCTGTCTACCTGGTCTGCCTGGTGTCTAGTGACACTACCAAAGCCACACACAAAAGCACAAAGAGCAGATGCTGAATAAATGTGTGAGACTCTCTCTTCTCACTGGTGCCTCAAGGCACATGTCCCTCCACACCCCCCAACCCAGGTCAAAGACTCACTGGGAATATAGAGGTCAGGGGCATTGAGGTCTTGCCGTGGGGGCAGAGGCACATCACGACTGTACTGCACTTCCCAGTTCTGGTGGTAGCAGCAGCAGCCAGTTTAGGAGGAAAAGAccagaagagaggaaagaagggggTTGAGATCTGGCAGTCAGACTGTGGGGCAGGATGAGGGAGGCAAGGGGGCCCACCAGCTCACCTGGTAGGTGGCTCACCTGGTGTGTGTAGGGGAAGACCAGCAGCCCTAGCTTCTTGGCCACATAGGCTGTGTCCACAGCGAAAAAATACTTCAGTTTGTTCACAGACACAAAACGGTGTAGCTGTGAGGGGAGAGAAGAGGTTGTGGGCAAGCTGCACCCCAAACCTCAAGGTGCTCCTCTGTGTGCTCTTTCCCTGAGAGCTGCTGTGATGATTAGGTGGGATCCCGTGATGCCCCAGCCCTGGCCAGAAATCCTGCCACCCTTGCCCCGGGGGTGGGCCACACCTCCTTGTGCACCATGTCCTTCCCATGGGATGCGATGGAGCTGCCATAGGCCATAGCCACGTTGGCCACTGGGTCCCCAAGCAAGTGGTTGACATTGAAGGCCACTTCAGCTCCTGGGGCTGGGTATCCCCCTGGCTGGCTGGAGTAACCACCGCTTGTGTCATCGAAGAGGGGAGGGGGATCCGGAGCTGCCCGGACCCTGTGCTTGGAGCCTGTGGGTTTGTAGGTACCAGAGTAGGTGACAGAAATATCAAGCATGAGTCTAAGCCACCATCCCTTCCCCAAGCTGGGCAGCACTGTATGGGTCCTGGGAGCACCAAGCAATCAGAGAGGGAAACTAGCTTGGATGGGGGGCTGGGTAGCTAACCCAGAAGAACTTTAATGAGGGATCCTTTTGGAGTGGTGCTAAATGTGGGCAAAGAAAGAGCTGAGGCAGCTGCTCCTGGAAGTGATCCTCGCCTGAGGGTTCCTGGGGGCCTCCTCAAGGGAAATGatctctgaactgagccttgGAGACTTGAGTAGAAGTTTGCTAGgtggaagagagaagggagggcatCCTCACATGAACGATGTGGGAAAGGCGACGGCTGGGTACTCGGAGGCCCTGGGCAGCGGTCAAGAATCCTACCAGAGTCATGACAGGGAAGGAAGTTTGGGAGGCAGGCCCCATCCATGCCCGAGTCGGGCACGGGGATCCCAGCACTGCTGTCACCGCCCGATCTGATCTCATTTGGGCCGAGAGGGCAAAGCCCGGGACGCGTTGCCGAGTCTCACCCGGCAGGAACCCGAAAGACATCTGCCGCCTTGGGCAGTGCTCGCGGTCGCCCCTCTCCCTTGGGGTGAGCGGGCCGCGCCGCCGACCCTCCTTCGGCGGGTCGGTCCGCGCCCTGCCCACCCCGCGCCTCACGCACCGTGGGCTCCGTAGCCCGAGTGATAAGCCATGGCCCCGACGCTCGCTGTCTCCGAGGGCCCGCTGCGCCGCCTTGTGGGTACGAATACTAGTGAGGCAGCTGCTCCGCTTCCTAAGCACCGACCGAGGTTACCGAACAGCCCGACACGTCCCCGAATTGTCGGACCACAGCAGCCATGTCGGTAGCGTCATCCTCTACCGCCTGCCATTGGCTCCTCAGAGGCACAGGCTTCCCTACTCCCCTCTCCCAATTGGCTACTGGCGCGCCCTCGCCGAAGCGGATTCGGTAATAGTCAACTTCCGGGCAGCGGAATAGGCGGAGCAATTTGAGGCACTCTCGGATTGGATAATGGTTGTTAGTTCGCGGCCGGAGTAGCCAATAGATGGGTTAAGGTAGGAGGGTGTTGAGAATTATTTCCGCGCCTGCGCAGTGGGGGCAATTGACGCTCGCCGTGCCACGACTACAGCAGGCAGAGACCTGGCGGAGACAGGCGGCGGCTGGAATCCGGGAAGGAAGCGTCACTCGCAGGACTTACTCCAGGAGGGAATGGGGGTGGTGGGGCCCCATTGTGACCAAGCCCTGTCCCTCTGGGCTCTTGTTCCTCTCTCTTAATGCTAgctttccttctctgccctccaTATTTCTCCCAGTCCTGGCGCAGAGCTCGGGTAATCCGGGCGGGTGTTGGTAGGCGGCCGGGCCGAGCAGTCACAGCGCGGCTAAGCGAGTTCCTGGATGCTGActcctcctcccgcctcccaCCCCTCTATTCGGCTCGGGTGCTGTCCGTTGTCTTGGTGCTGAAATGCCCTACCGCCACTGCTGCCATTCTGCAGACCCTGGGACCTGCTGCTGAGCTCGATACGAGCGCGCGCGCGCgaacacacgcacacgcacacgcacacacacgccaCATACTGAAAACCTGAGGTTCAGATCTGAAGTCCCAGAAACTGAGTGGTAATAGTTGGGATAGGATCCTGCACCAGTCTCGGCCCTTTAACTCTCTTGTAGTCCAGGTGATTTGTGGGTGGAGGTGTGCTGATTCTTCTCCTGAAGCTGCTGTTGAAACTCCTGAGTCATTGCCAGCCCTGCAGTCATCTCAAAGTGAGACCCCCAAGCCTCATTCGTAATCTCAGGGGCTCCTTTCTCTCATTCCCACCTTCCCCGAAGACAGTCTTTGGGGGCCTCCCTTCTCACAGACCTCCAGCCACTTTCTACAGAGCAGGTCCTCTGCAACCTGCCTCTAGTTAGCTACCCAGTGTCCAATTACACCAGGTGACCTACCTGTTCTTCAGACTCAATCCATGTGGTCCAATCACAGTGCCTTTGCCCAGAAGTTCCCTCCTCCTGAAGTGCCCTTCCCCTCCATATCCACTTATCTAAAACCTAGATAAATCCTTTAAGAGTCAGTTCAACTTGTGTCTCTTAGAGAGATAAAGGGAACAGAGTCCTGATCCGgcttggggaggaggctggaggccaGATTCTAGGCTTCCTCTCAGTACAGTGGTTTGTCATTCTCCACTTCTACCTTTATCTTCACAATGCCAAACACAGTACTTGCATATAGAAGGCACACAATAAACATCTGTGaccaataagtaaaaaataaatggatgaaaCTCTGGGTCAGTCCTTTCCTCTATCTATCATTTCTGTTACCCCATCTTTAAATGGGTAGGGATATTGAACCAAATTGTCTATGTGttgctctttggggaaaaaaaatcacgaaacaaaacaaaacccacctaGCTTTGCAGCTGCCTATGTCCTACCCACTGATTGTCTACCTTGGGGGCTAGGCCCTGACCCAGGGGCAGATGTGATGATCTGAGGCTCCTAAGGACCAGGGAGCAGCACTGGGGCCACCAGTACCTGGGAGGGAGTCCTCTCATGCAGGACAAATCCTGCATGATGAATGTGCATTGAACCCAACACTTTTCCATCCCCATTTCtcaggtgggaaaactgaggtttgGGGGGCAGCGTGCCAACTCAAGGCCACAAAGCCTAGGGCTCGGGTGTCCTGGCCTCCTGTTTGCCTGCTGTATGTGGAGTCCAGCTCCTCTGTCAAGCCGATGAGACTCACCATACCTTTCAGGGCTGTAACTGCCCCCTCTACCACAAGGGAGGCTTCAGGGGTGGGGTCTAGGTGGGCTTAGGCCTGGACTTACTCCTCAAAGATGAGACCCCGCGGATCCTTACCCATCTATGAGTTCCCTCTCCTCATTTTACTGCAGGGATAACTCAGACCCCAGAGAGCAAGGACTCGTCCAAGGTCGCAAGCTAGAGCGCGGCAGGAGGGGAACCCAGGCGTCCGTCCGCCCAGCCAGGGCTTCTGGGGGCGGCGGCAGCGCCCGTGGTGCCGGGCGCTGCCAGTGGAGCCGCGGGTGCCGCGGGGGCGGGGTCAGCAGAGGGCGGGGCGCCGGGCACCGCTGCCGccaacgccgccgccgccgccgccgccgccgcgctcggGCTCGAGCTCCGCGCACTCCCTCCGCGGCCGCTGAGCCGAGCGGACGCCCTTCGGGGCCGCGCCGCAGCCCTCAGCGTTCCCCTCTATCATGCCCCGGGCCCGGGCGGCGGCCGCCCAAGCAGCCAGGACACCATGCCGGAGGGTGGCGGTGGCGACGGCGGGGAGGTGCCAGCGCTCATGCCGGACGGCGAGCCTCTGAGGGAAGAGGTACCGGCGCTGTGCGGTGGGGACCGGAGCCGTGActggaggcggggagggggcaaGGGAAGGGCGAATCCGGGGCGAGGGCTGAGAAGGGAAGTCCAGAGCCCTTGTGGCCAATGACGTCATTGGGGTAGCTTGCGTCCTGCGAGGGGTCCCGGGGCCTAGGGCCCCgcgtgggggtaggggtggggtggtTGGGAAGGGATGTGGGGGGCGACTCCCAATCCCGACGCCCCCTCATCCATCCTTGCCCTCCTATGACGTCAGCACCTGGCCCCTGCGCATCCCCCTTCTGCAGCGCTGCCCCTCACCCCCAGAGCCCCAGGGTCAGGCCACCAACCTGGCCCAGCAGCTCACGAGGTGCCCGGGCGGAGCCTGCAATGCAGCAGCGGTAGCAGTGACTTGGGGGGCGGGGAAtgggaaaaagaaagggaggTGGCCTCTGgtaccccctctccctctccctgcggTGAGGCCCCAGGCCCCATCGTGCTGCCGGTTGGGACCCTCAGATGGCCCCTCCTCAGTGCCAGCTGGGAAGAAGATCTGCAGGGGTGTGGGGCCCAGTTTGGGGTGCTGGGAGTGATAGGTGGTGAGTGGAtctatgtgtgtgtttgggtgaACTTAGCCTGCTTGTGGGTGTGTGAATGTCAGTACGTGCTCCGCACACCTGGAGTGGGACATATGCGCCCTATAGTCAGGTGAGGGTCTGATGGGTCCCTtgacttgggtgaagtgataatgTGTGAGTGCATGTTAGTGCGTCCTGTTGTGGGTGGGTCTCTCCCTGTAGAGTCTGTAGGGTGTGGGTGTCAGGTTGcagtcggggtgggggtgggggatgtgcATTGAGGTAGATAAGGGGCTGGTATATCCCTGGGCTTCAGGGAATATGTAACATGTATGTGCACCTGTGTGTCCtgtggtgggtgggtgtgtgagcCTGTGCACGCACCTGTGCACCATATTACAGTGGGGGAGGATGTCGTGCCCTGGGCAcaggtgaggggctggtgtgtgtTGGATAAACGGGcatctgcgtgttcctggtcggtgGGTCTTTGATGAACATgtggtgaggtgggggtgggggtcatggATGAGGGTATGTGCACCTGACTGACGCTGCAGGTCAGGGTGGTGGCATGCACCTGTGATGGGTGGCtgccctgggctggggtggggtagttcctctccTCTTGGGTCTCTCAAGCCCTAGTGCGACTGTGGGAGGAAAAAATGGCCCCTTAACCCCACCTCTGTTGTTTCCTCCAGaccacctcttccttctcccccttttCACCCTtccactcctccctccctcttcccccttctctctccaaaGGCACCTGGGGGTGAGGTGAGGACCAGGCTGGCAGCCTGCCAGGGAGGGTGTGCCCAACCCCCAGGGCCAGGGAGTGGTCCTTGCTGCCCAGCAGCTGTGTCCCGCCCCCTCCCTTGGCACAGATGGGGAGTGGAGGCCGGCGCTCCATCTGCTCCCCTAGACTCacacctctctctcttcctctttcttactTACTTAAAAGCCTCTCCCAAGTCTCCTGCAGTCCCTAGTGAAACCAAGGGACCAGAGGGAGTTGCAGGGTAATGGTAATAATATTTATTCCCATGGCCAGACCCTGTGTTAAGATCTTCACACATATGATCTCGTTGAATCTTCACAACAACTTGTTTcgggaggaggaaattgaggtccaGGGAGGATGAGGGAACTGCCCAAGTCATacagtaagtggtggagccagcACCAAATGCTGGGCAGTCAggctccaaagcccatgctcttgaTCCCTAGGACCCCTACCACCCTGGCTTCCCAAACCACCAGGTCCAGGAATCAGtgcccagagagggcagaagtaAGGCCACAATAACACAGCAAATCAGGAGCAGAGTCAGGACCAGAACTCAGTTTTCTCAGCGGACAGTTGTTGGGGTAAGAGGGGTGTACTTCCCTCTTTTGGCAGAGATGGTTCTACTTTGTCCTATGTGCCCTTGACTGAGAGATGACAGGGCACAGTAGAGGACAGGCTCAGGGCAGATAAGCCTGGGTTTGGGTCCTGCAGCTCTATTGTGAGTTAGCTAGAATGGTGGGGCCTGGAGCAAGTTGCTCAGTCCCTCAGAGGCTCAGTGTCCTTTTCTGCAAAGCAGGGATTGTAGCACCACCTCCTTCACGGGGCTTCAGCGGAGGGTCAGGTGCAAGTGATGGCCCCGTCCTGACACAAGCCTCCCATCTCTCTGCTCACTCTGCAGCAGCGGCCCCTGAAACAGTCCCTGGGAAGCTCCCTGTGCCGCGAGTCGCACTGGAAGTGCCTGCTCCTCACGCTGCTCATCCACGCCTGCGGTGCCGTGGTGGCCTGGTGTCGCCTGGCCACAGTGCCACGGCTGGTCCTGGGGCCCGAGGCAGCCCTGGCCCGAGGGGCCGGGGGCCCACCGCCCACCTACCCAGCCAGCCCCTGCTCTGATGGCTACCTGTACATCCCACTGGCCTTTGTCtccctcctctacctcctctACCTGGCCGAATGCTGGCATTGTCATGTCCGGTCATGCCAGGCACCGCGCACTGACGCCAACACCGTACTTGCCCTGATCCGCCGGCTGCAGCAGGCACCACCCTGTGTGTGGTGGAAGGCCACCAGCTACCACTACGTGCGGCGCACCCGCCAGATTACCCGCTACCGCAACGGCGACGCCTACACCACCACGCAGGTCTACCATGAGAGGGCCGACAGCCGCACTGCTCGTGGCGAGTTTGACTACTCAGCCCACGGGGTCCGCGATGTCTCCAAGGAGCTGGTGGGCCTGGCTGACCACGCGGCCACGCGGCTGCGCTTCACAAAGTGCTTCAGCTTCGGCAGCGCCGAGGCCGAGGCTTCGTACCTCACCCAGAGGGCCCGCTTCTTCAGCGCCAACGAGGGCCTGGACGACTACCTGGAGGCCCGGGAGGGCATGCATCTGAAAGATGTGGACTTCCGCGAGTCCCTCATGGTCTTCGCCGACCCACACAGCCCGCCCTGGTACGCGCGCGCCTGGGTCTTCTGGCTGGTGTCGGCGGCCACGCTGTCCTGGCCGCTGCGCGTCGTGGCGGCCTACGGCACGGCCCACGTGCACTACCAGGTGGAGAAGCTTTTCGGCGCCAGCTCGCCCCCGCCCGGGGCCATGCCCAGCGGGCCCCCGCTCTCGCGTGTGGCCACGGTGGACTTCACCGAGCTCGAGTGGCACATCTGCTCCAACCGGCAGCTGGTACCCAGCTACTCAGAGGCTGTGGTCATGGGCGCTGGCTCGGGCGCCTACCTCCGTGGCTGCCAGCGCTGCCGGCGCTCTGTCAGCAGCAACTCGCTGCCTCCAGCCCGGCCCAGCGGGCCCCGCCTGCCTTTCAGCCGCAGCCGCCTCTCactgggagctgggggcagggccacacCGGGGGTCTTCCGGAGCCTGAGCGGGGGGCCACTGGGGCGCCGTGGGGAGGACACGGAGCCCCTGGAAAGCCCACCGTGCTATGAGGACGCCCTTTACTTCCCGGTGCTCATTGTCCATGGTGACAGCGGCTGCCAGGGGGATGGGCAGGGTGCACTCTGAGACCCACGTGGCCCCCTGAGTGGCCCTCTCCCCACCGCCCCACCACCGGCTTTGATGCCTGAGTACTTGTTGTCCAAAACAGGAGGGAAAACAGACCAGCACAcaatgggtgggggtgggggtagagccCTTAAACAGACTAACATGCAGTGATCGTGGTCATTTTGGGGGCAAATGGACACCACCGAAGTTGAGTCTATGAACCGTCCCAGCATGGCTCCCTCTCCACCACCACCGCCATGTTCCACCCCCTGTGATGGCAGACGATCTAGCTTGGGGGCCTCTCAGGCAGGGCAGGGAAGGAAGTTTCCAGAAAGCTTGGGAAGGGGGAGGAGTCCTGGGGACAGCTGTTTCCTGCAGCAGAGGGCTGCCTGTGGACTCTTCCCTGAATGGCTGAGGCCACATTGGGGGCCCTCGGGCAACCCAGAAGCACAACTTGGTGGTTTGGGGCTGTGCCGAGCTTGGCTGGCATCCGCGAACCTGAAGAGCTATGGCAACACCGCGGCCTCAGCCCCACTACCCTCCCAAAGTCCCCATCCTCCTTCCCTGACAGGCCCCTCCCGGCCTgccctctggcctctgctcagggcCAGTCCCTGATCAGACCCTGTGGCGCAGCTGCTCTACTGGGAGCCTGGTTCTTGTAGCACAGCCTTGCCCTCTCTGCTGCCCACCGTTTCCCCTGGTACACCCTCTGCCACATCCAATTACCCCTGTAACCCAGGGTTCCTTCTCATGGCCCCACCTCAATTCCATATGCTCTGGTCTCTGCTTCTGCCCTCTGAAGTCCACGTCTGCCTCTTGTCAGCCACGCACACACCCTCCAGGCTATGTCCTCTCAttgccccaccccgccccaaccTCTCTGCTCTTTGCCTTCCTGATGACCCACGGGGCTCAGGGCTACAGGGCATCTGAGGGGCCTCAGTCTCAGCCACAGCCTCTTGGACGATGCCTTTGTTCTTCCATGGAGGTCCCAGCTTCCCCCAtaggtggggcctggcccaggggACAACATCCCTCCCCTAGGGAGGAGAGAATAGTCCCTTCCCTTCCAACTGGGGCTTCAACCCCTCTCAGGGgccggtgggggagggaggagggagaggatgcaGATAAAATAAAAGGTATGAAATGGAAGGTCTTCTCATGTGCATTCCTGGGTGGTGGGTTCAAGGGCGCCACAAGAAATGCAATGGGCCATGCTGGGTCTGGGAGGGGATGCAGGTGGGGCTGCACCCAGGAGAGGGTGAGCTGAGGGGGAACCTCCCTGCCCGGCCTGGGATCTCTGAGACTCAGGTTTGAGTTGCTCTGAGCAGCTGTTTCCAACAGACTGGTATCCAACTGACTTGTATCTGGGTCACTTCTAAGGCACTGTCCCAGTGGTGCCTCTTCCAGCCCAGTAGGGGTTTCTATTCTTCTGCTGGGTGTGCCAAGGGCTAAGGGAGTGTGGTTGGTCCCCAGAGTGGGAAGAAAGAGGTGTGGTCTGTGGCACAAATTCAGTTCCCCTGATGGCTATTGGTGTCATCGATCGGTGGGGAATGGACACTGAGCAGTTTAGAGGACTCAAAGCTGAAAACAG is a window of Vicugna pacos chromosome 10, VicPac4, whole genome shotgun sequence DNA encoding:
- the TMEM151A gene encoding transmembrane protein 151A isoform X1 → MPEGGGGDGGEVPALMPDGEPLREEDPYHPGFPNHQVQESVPREGRSKATITQQIRSRVRTRTQFSQRTVVGQRPLKQSLGSSLCRESHWKCLLLTLLIHACGAVVAWCRLATVPRLVLGPEAALARGAGGPPPTYPASPCSDGYLYIPLAFVSLLYLLYLAECWHCHVRSCQAPRTDANTVLALIRRLQQAPPCVWWKATSYHYVRRTRQITRYRNGDAYTTTQVYHERADSRTARGEFDYSAHGVRDVSKELVGLADHAATRLRFTKCFSFGSAEAEASYLTQRARFFSANEGLDDYLEAREGMHLKDVDFRESLMVFADPHSPPWYARAWVFWLVSAATLSWPLRVVAAYGTAHVHYQVEKLFGASSPPPGAMPSGPPLSRVATVDFTELEWHICSNRQLVPSYSEAVVMGAGSGAYLRGCQRCRRSVSSNSLPPARPSGPRLPFSRSRLSLGAGGRATPGVFRSLSGGPLGRRGEDTEPLESPPCYEDALYFPVLIVHGDSGCQGDGQGAL
- the TMEM151A gene encoding transmembrane protein 151A isoform X2 → MPEGGGGDGGEVPALMPDGEPLREEQRPLKQSLGSSLCRESHWKCLLLTLLIHACGAVVAWCRLATVPRLVLGPEAALARGAGGPPPTYPASPCSDGYLYIPLAFVSLLYLLYLAECWHCHVRSCQAPRTDANTVLALIRRLQQAPPCVWWKATSYHYVRRTRQITRYRNGDAYTTTQVYHERADSRTARGEFDYSAHGVRDVSKELVGLADHAATRLRFTKCFSFGSAEAEASYLTQRARFFSANEGLDDYLEAREGMHLKDVDFRESLMVFADPHSPPWYARAWVFWLVSAATLSWPLRVVAAYGTAHVHYQVEKLFGASSPPPGAMPSGPPLSRVATVDFTELEWHICSNRQLVPSYSEAVVMGAGSGAYLRGCQRCRRSVSSNSLPPARPSGPRLPFSRSRLSLGAGGRATPGVFRSLSGGPLGRRGEDTEPLESPPCYEDALYFPVLIVHGDSGCQGDGQGAL